One region of Thiorhodovibrio frisius genomic DNA includes:
- a CDS encoding ABC transporter permease: MNALRRILAILAKELLQLRRDRITLAMVIMIPLIQLVLFGFAINTNVRHIPAALVDQSGSALGRVLAQTVEATQVVRFTERYTDIPAAEDAIREGRVRAALIIPPDLAQRVARSGSVRPDLATPRATDQETSRPVAQWLVDASDTVIAGTIKGLRGMPLAALLRQPVNRTTPTFAIALLFNPAQRTVVNIVPGLVGIILTMTMIMFTSAAIVRERERGNMEMLINTPVRPIELMIGKILPYVAIGLVQAGIILGLGRLLFAVPLHGSLLALACLTLVFIGASLALGLVLSTIAKSQLQATQMTIFILLPSILLSGFMFPYEGMPRAAQTIAEALPATHFIRAIRAVLLRDAGLEDIQEDALWLLGFMLIGLLVASLRFKKRLD, encoded by the coding sequence ATGAACGCGCTCCGACGCATCCTCGCCATCCTGGCCAAAGAGCTGCTGCAACTGCGCCGCGACCGGATCACGCTCGCCATGGTGATCATGATTCCGCTGATTCAGCTCGTGCTCTTTGGTTTCGCCATCAACACCAATGTGCGCCACATCCCGGCCGCACTGGTTGACCAGAGCGGCAGCGCGCTTGGGCGGGTGCTGGCGCAAACAGTCGAAGCCACCCAGGTGGTGCGCTTCACCGAGCGCTATACCGACATCCCCGCCGCCGAGGACGCGATTCGCGAGGGCCGGGTGCGCGCCGCCCTGATCATTCCGCCCGATCTCGCCCAGCGGGTCGCCCGAAGCGGTAGCGTGCGCCCAGATCTGGCCACGCCGCGCGCGACCGATCAGGAAACCAGCCGGCCGGTCGCGCAGTGGCTGGTCGATGCCTCCGATACGGTCATCGCCGGCACCATCAAAGGGCTGCGCGGCATGCCGCTGGCGGCACTCCTGCGCCAGCCCGTCAATCGCACCACTCCGACCTTTGCCATTGCGCTCCTGTTCAATCCTGCCCAGCGCACCGTGGTCAACATCGTGCCCGGTCTGGTCGGCATCATCCTGACCATGACCATGATTATGTTCACCTCCGCCGCCATCGTGCGCGAGCGCGAACGCGGCAACATGGAGATGCTGATCAACACCCCCGTTCGCCCCATCGAGCTGATGATCGGCAAGATTTTGCCCTATGTCGCCATCGGCCTGGTGCAGGCCGGGATTATTCTCGGCCTCGGGCGCCTGCTGTTCGCCGTGCCCCTGCACGGCAGTTTGTTGGCACTCGCCTGCCTGACCCTGGTCTTCATCGGCGCCAGCCTGGCGCTTGGTCTGGTGCTCTCAACCATCGCCAAGAGCCAGTTGCAGGCCACGCAGATGACCATTTTCATCCTGCTGCCATCGATTTTGCTCTCGGGCTTTATGTTCCCTTACGAAGGCATGCCACGCGCCGCCCAAACCATCGCCGAAGCCTTGCCGGCGACCCACTTCATCCGCGCCATCCGCGCCGTCTTGCTCCGCGACGCCGGACTTGAAGACATCCAAGAAGACGCGCTTTGGCTGCTGGGCTTCATGCTGATTGGTCTGCTCGTTGCCTCCTTGCGCTTTAAGAAGCGGTTGGATTGA
- a CDS encoding GNAT family N-acetyltransferase translates to MIHRILDKSKQKEIEELFTSVFTSSEGEKEGKLIGDLSSHLASNIDNNEIICLGVYQNEKLVGSIFFTRLQFSKPIQVYMLAPVAVNAEYQGKGIGQSLINYGLNELRRRSANVAVTYGDPSFYSKVGFQVLSEKVIQAPLKLSMPFGWLGQSLTGEPIPTINERPVCVKEFNDPVYW, encoded by the coding sequence ATGATTCACCGAATTCTGGACAAATCAAAACAAAAAGAGATAGAAGAGCTATTCACTTCTGTATTCACCTCATCAGAGGGTGAAAAGGAAGGAAAATTGATTGGCGACCTTTCTTCACATTTGGCATCAAACATCGACAACAATGAAATAATCTGTCTCGGCGTATACCAAAATGAAAAACTCGTCGGTTCGATTTTCTTCACTCGTCTTCAGTTTAGTAAGCCTATTCAGGTTTACATGCTTGCCCCAGTTGCAGTAAACGCTGAATATCAGGGAAAAGGCATCGGGCAGTCACTAATCAATTACGGGCTTAATGAACTTAGAAGGCGCTCTGCCAATGTTGCTGTCACATATGGAGATCCATCCTTTTATTCAAAGGTTGGATTTCAGGTGCTTTCGGAAAAAGTAATTCAAGCCCCCCTAAAGCTTTCAATGCCTTTTGGCTGGCTTGGCCAATCTTTAACTGGAGAGCCAATTCCTACTATTAATGAACGCCCCGTGTGCGTCAAGGAATTTAATGACCCCGTCTATTGGTAA
- a CDS encoding helix-hairpin-helix domain-containing protein — protein MKNPDRDKVSRLDALPNIGKAMSADLHLIGIDHPKKLVGMEPFKMYENLCAASGKKHDPCVIDVFMSVVHFMEGGEPLPWWSFTKERKNSSILQEV, from the coding sequence ATGAAGAATCCAGACAGAGATAAAGTATCACGCTTGGATGCGCTACCAAATATTGGAAAGGCGATGTCAGCAGATCTTCATTTGATTGGTATCGACCATCCTAAAAAGCTTGTTGGAATGGAACCATTCAAAATGTATGAAAATTTATGCGCAGCATCAGGTAAAAAGCATGACCCTTGCGTGATTGATGTGTTTATGTCGGTTGTTCATTTTATGGAGGGTGGCGAGCCTCTTCCGTGGTGGTCGTTTACTAAAGAACGAAAGAATAGTTCAATTCTGCAGGAGGTATAA
- a CDS encoding IS5 family transposase produces MQQQLTFAQLEYQHKKKVTRRDRFLAEMEKVVPWEELLEELGPHYYQEHNRGRGRPPVPLERMLRLYFLQQWFNLADEALEDTVYDSQSFRGFLGIDLLNAGVPDATLLPKFRRLLEANDLGGRLLERVNAHLSERGLMMNEGTMVDATIVAAPSSTKNASKARDPEMHQTKKGNQWHFGMKAHIGADLFSGAVHSVHCTAANVADVSATDKLLHGQESTVFADAGYIGADKRDELSKRKIRWQIAAKRGRVKALEDGPIKEQIKAIEQQKASLRARVEHPFHVIKNLFGHRKVRYRGLKKNNVQWQVLFALSNLYLLRKPLLA; encoded by the coding sequence ATGCAGCAGCAACTGACGTTCGCCCAACTTGAGTATCAGCACAAGAAGAAAGTCACCCGCCGGGATCGCTTTCTGGCCGAGATGGAAAAGGTCGTCCCTTGGGAGGAGCTGCTGGAGGAGTTGGGGCCACACTACTATCAGGAGCACAACCGGGGACGTGGGCGCCCGCCGGTGCCGCTGGAGCGCATGCTGCGGCTGTATTTCCTGCAGCAATGGTTCAACCTCGCCGACGAAGCCTTGGAAGACACGGTCTATGACAGCCAGTCCTTTCGCGGTTTCCTGGGCATTGATCTGCTCAACGCCGGGGTCCCCGACGCCACCCTCTTGCCGAAGTTCCGCCGCCTGCTCGAAGCCAACGACCTCGGCGGGCGCCTGCTCGAGCGGGTTAACGCCCACTTGAGCGAGCGCGGGCTGATGATGAACGAAGGCACCATGGTTGACGCCACCATTGTGGCCGCCCCTTCCTCGACCAAGAACGCCAGCAAGGCGCGCGACCCCGAGATGCATCAGACCAAGAAAGGCAACCAGTGGCACTTCGGCATGAAAGCCCATATCGGCGCTGATCTGTTCAGCGGGGCGGTGCACAGCGTTCATTGCACCGCGGCCAATGTCGCCGATGTCAGCGCCACCGACAAGCTCCTCCACGGCCAAGAGAGCACCGTCTTTGCCGACGCCGGCTACATCGGTGCTGACAAGCGCGATGAACTGAGCAAGCGCAAGATCCGCTGGCAGATCGCCGCCAAGCGCGGGCGCGTCAAAGCCCTCGAGGACGGCCCGATCAAAGAGCAGATCAAAGCCATCGAGCAGCAGAAGGCATCCTTGCGCGCCCGCGTCGAGCACCCCTTTCATGTCATCAAGAACCTCTTCGGCCATCGCAAGGTCCGCTACAGAGGACTGAAGAAGAACAACGTCCAATGGCAGGTCCTCTTCGCCTTGAGCAATCTCTACCTGCTGCGCAAACCGCTGCTCGCCTGA
- a CDS encoding very short patch repair endonuclease, whose amino-acid sequence MSLIRGTGSAPEMKLRRLVHGMGFRYRLHVKELPGKPDLVFPSRRAVILMHGCFWHRHKGCKLARLPKSKLDFWNPKLEENRKRDLRNQRRLRDLGWRVLVVWECQMVDTDRVSDVAREFLQKQEGEE is encoded by the coding sequence ATGTCCCTTATTCGGGGTACAGGATCGGCCCCGGAGATGAAACTTCGTCGCCTTGTGCATGGAATGGGATTTCGTTACCGCCTACACGTCAAGGAGCTGCCCGGGAAGCCGGATTTGGTCTTTCCTTCGAGGCGCGCGGTTATTCTCATGCACGGGTGTTTTTGGCATCGCCACAAGGGATGCAAGCTTGCAAGACTTCCAAAATCGAAGCTGGACTTCTGGAACCCAAAGCTGGAAGAGAATAGAAAGCGGGATTTACGTAATCAACGGCGGTTGAGAGATTTGGGATGGCGCGTGTTGGTTGTGTGGGAATGTCAAATGGTGGATACCGACCGAGTATCGGACGTTGCTAGGGAATTTCTGCAAAAACAGGAAGGTGAAGAATGA
- a CDS encoding DNA cytosine methyltransferase codes for MKSVELFAGAGGLAMGVSLAGFESLAVVEWDKWACDTIRENQKRGYPLVKDWPLWEGDIREFDWTSVPEGIELLAGGPPCQPFSMGGKHKAYGDERDMFPSTVELVRKLRPKSFIIENVKGLTRSSFANYYQYILLQLEFPEVTRRHRETWMSHFPRLQEEKTSGALHGKGLTYNVVPTLVNAADYGVPQKRERVFIVGFRSDLGIEWSFPRPTHTFDALLYSQWVSGEYWDRHKVPKAKRPGIPGKLEAKIKKLSCSLLPIEESAWRTARDALIDIPDPRKSSGVALHNHNFQDGAKPYKGHTGSPLDLPAKTLKAGDHGVPGGENMIVLDNGGVRYLSVRESARIQTFPDGYVFHGSWTETMRQLGNAVPVALARRVAASVAERLAEAEIRKICRDRGRNVA; via the coding sequence ATGAAATCAGTTGAGCTTTTCGCGGGGGCCGGGGGCCTTGCCATGGGGGTATCTCTCGCTGGCTTCGAGTCGCTGGCTGTTGTGGAATGGGATAAATGGGCTTGTGACACGATCAGGGAAAATCAAAAACGCGGATATCCGTTGGTTAAGGATTGGCCGCTTTGGGAGGGGGATATACGCGAATTTGATTGGACTTCGGTCCCGGAAGGAATTGAATTACTTGCGGGAGGTCCGCCTTGCCAGCCGTTTTCGATGGGTGGCAAGCATAAGGCGTATGGCGATGAACGGGACATGTTCCCCTCCACAGTCGAGTTGGTTCGAAAGCTACGCCCAAAGTCTTTCATTATTGAGAATGTTAAGGGCCTAACCCGTTCAAGCTTTGCCAATTATTATCAGTACATCCTGCTTCAACTCGAATTTCCGGAGGTTACCCGAAGACACCGTGAAACGTGGATGAGTCATTTTCCCAGATTGCAGGAGGAAAAGACTTCGGGCGCGCTTCATGGAAAAGGACTTACTTATAACGTTGTCCCAACGCTTGTCAACGCGGCTGATTATGGTGTTCCGCAAAAGCGTGAAAGAGTCTTTATCGTAGGTTTCCGTTCCGATCTTGGCATCGAGTGGTCTTTCCCGCGTCCAACGCATACATTTGATGCGCTTCTATATTCCCAGTGGGTTTCTGGAGAATACTGGGACAGGCACAAAGTGCCCAAGGCAAAACGTCCTGGCATACCGGGAAAACTGGAAGCCAAAATCAAGAAATTAAGTTGCTCGCTTCTGCCTATCGAGGAAAGCGCATGGCGCACGGCCCGGGATGCGTTAATTGATATTCCAGATCCACGGAAGAGCTCAGGGGTGGCACTCCATAACCACAACTTCCAGGACGGAGCCAAGCCATACAAAGGGCATACTGGCAGTCCGCTTGATCTGCCGGCGAAAACGTTGAAAGCGGGTGATCATGGGGTGCCTGGTGGCGAAAACATGATCGTTCTGGATAACGGAGGGGTTCGTTATCTAAGCGTGCGCGAGTCTGCGCGCATTCAGACGTTTCCAGATGGGTATGTGTTTCACGGATCATGGACTGAAACCATGCGACAACTGGGTAATGCTGTCCCAGTAGCGCTGGCTCGCCGAGTGGCGGCATCGGTGGCGGAACGTCTCGCGGAAGCGGAGATACGCAAGATATGTCGAGATAGGGGTAGGAACGTCGCATGA
- a CDS encoding Eco29kI family restriction endonuclease has protein sequence MTNRKVVPFNPLAKRHLGESVGQGMLRQAVVPLIDLSAFDGAGIYAIYYTGGFQGYEVIAERNRNQRFGVPIYVGKAVPKGARKGGDLEATPGKVLYNRLKQHAKSIEEASNLDIADFHCRYLIVDDIWIPLGESLLIAKFNPLWNKLIDGFGNHDPGKGRHAGLRPRWDVLHPGRPWADRCETRDETAEQIVSEARDYLRNNPPPDDTTMITT, from the coding sequence ATGACGAATCGAAAAGTCGTTCCGTTTAATCCCCTTGCCAAGCGCCATCTGGGGGAAAGTGTTGGCCAAGGCATGCTGCGACAGGCCGTCGTTCCTTTAATAGACCTGAGTGCCTTCGATGGCGCTGGTATATATGCCATTTACTACACTGGCGGTTTTCAGGGGTATGAGGTAATTGCGGAAAGAAATCGTAACCAACGTTTTGGTGTCCCAATTTACGTTGGCAAAGCCGTACCGAAGGGAGCCAGAAAAGGCGGCGATTTAGAAGCGACGCCCGGTAAAGTCCTCTATAACAGGCTAAAGCAACACGCAAAAAGCATCGAAGAAGCTTCAAATCTTGATATTGCCGACTTCCACTGCCGATATTTGATTGTTGATGATATCTGGATCCCCCTCGGTGAGTCGCTGTTGATTGCGAAGTTTAATCCATTATGGAACAAGCTAATCGACGGTTTTGGAAACCATGACCCAGGGAAAGGGCGACACGCGGGTCTGCGTCCGCGGTGGGACGTGCTTCACCCGGGCCGTCCATGGGCGGATCGCTGCGAAACGCGCGACGAGACGGCAGAACAGATAGTCAGTGAAGCGCGTGACTATCTGCGAAACAATCCACCCCCCGACGACACCACAATGATAACGACGTGA
- a CDS encoding RNA-dependent RNA polymerase family protein — MKQTSLLGIAKKAASAKAHRFRNLFALLNVSYLLACWRLINKGAASGVERLDARAYEANLQDNVDFVCAFECEFDAQRFYRVLGLRMERFGLEVTQEKTQLLRFSSQDWTRNGTFEFLGFEFRWGRGRWRTPALKRRTARKKYRASLASFRDWCRAHCRMHKDKFFAALNAKLRGYYNYYVKNSGLFIDNKLISSIATASFGIYLVHPVFLDLFKKPIVDFVGDLSVATLILLSITFSLSFAIILFLRKISFIKKIC, encoded by the coding sequence ATGAAGCAAACCTCCCTGTTGGGAATAGCGAAAAAGGCGGCATCGGCCAAGGCCCATCGATTCCGCAACCTCTTTGCCCTGCTCAACGTCAGCTATCTTCTGGCCTGTTGGCGGCTGATTAACAAAGGTGCGGCCAGCGGTGTCGAGCGACTGGATGCCCGCGCCTATGAAGCCAACCTTCAGGACAATGTAGATTTCGTGTGCGCGTTTGAATGTGAGTTCGACGCCCAGCGCTTTTATCGGGTGCTTGGGTTGCGGATGGAGCGGTTCGGGCTGGAAGTCACGCAAGAGAAAACGCAGTTGCTGCGGTTCTCGAGTCAGGATTGGACGCGTAACGGCACCTTTGAGTTTCTCGGATTCGAGTTTCGCTGGGGACGAGGGCGTTGGAGAACACCCGCGCTCAAACGGCGCACGGCACGGAAGAAATACCGCGCCTCCCTGGCCAGTTTTCGAGACTGGTGTCGGGCACACTGCCGGATGCACAAGGACAAGTTCTTCGCGGCTCTCAATGCGAAGCTGCGCGGGTACTACAATTACTACGTTAAAAATAGCGGATTGTTTATAGATAACAAATTAATCTCTAGTATCGCGACTGCGAGTTTCGGAATTTATCTAGTCCATCCTGTTTTTCTTGATCTATTCAAGAAGCCAATAGTCGATTTTGTGGGCGACTTGTCCGTTGCAACTCTTATTTTGTTATCAATAACTTTTTCTCTTTCATTCGCCATTATATTATTTCTTAGAAAAATAAGCTTCATTAAGAAAATATGCTAA
- a CDS encoding CPBP family intramembrane glutamic endopeptidase, which translates to MTQETKPIPFRSFILFLLISFGLAWGIIGLYVFFPDRMGAMFGQLTGTHPLFYLAVYSPAIAAFILVARTGGISGLKHFLERIFLWRCSVTWYVFLIIGIPLIFIIGFALSGNLYTEPFPFASIPSLFTALFLAAIKGPVEEFGWRGFALPLLQMKFAPLWAGLILGGIWGLWHLPAFLLSGTQQSEWSFAAFFTGCLAISVIATALFNQSGGSILLAAFFHFSLMNPVFPDAQPYDTYMLVGFAALIVWWNRKEMFTKGGAIVEVIPCGKDADG; encoded by the coding sequence TTGACGCAAGAAACAAAGCCAATACCCTTTCGTTCATTCATTCTGTTTCTATTGATTTCGTTTGGATTGGCTTGGGGGATTATTGGGCTTTATGTTTTTTTTCCGGATCGTATGGGGGCAATGTTTGGTCAGCTCACTGGCACCCATCCACTTTTCTACTTAGCCGTCTACTCCCCTGCAATCGCGGCGTTTATCCTTGTCGCTCGCACTGGTGGCATATCAGGTCTGAAGCATTTCCTTGAGCGGATTTTTCTCTGGCGTTGCAGTGTGACTTGGTACGTCTTTCTGATTATCGGCATTCCGTTGATCTTTATTATCGGTTTCGCACTTAGTGGGAATCTGTACACTGAACCCTTTCCATTTGCATCTATACCGTCTTTGTTCACAGCACTGTTTCTTGCCGCTATCAAAGGGCCAGTGGAGGAGTTCGGCTGGAGGGGGTTCGCACTTCCACTACTACAAATGAAGTTTGCTCCGCTCTGGGCTGGGCTAATTCTTGGAGGCATATGGGGACTGTGGCATCTGCCAGCTTTCCTGTTGAGTGGGACTCAGCAGAGCGAGTGGTCGTTTGCTGCATTCTTTACCGGATGCCTGGCAATAAGCGTCATCGCAACCGCACTGTTCAATCAGTCCGGTGGTAGTATCTTACTGGCTGCCTTTTTCCATTTTTCGCTCATGAATCCAGTCTTCCCTGACGCGCAGCCATACGACACATACATGTTGGTTGGTTTTGCAGCCCTGATTGTCTGGTGGAACCGCAAAGAAATGTTCACAAAGGGAGGCGCAATCGTCGAAGTGATTCCATGTGGAAAGGACGCCGATGGCTAA